One genomic window of Pempheris klunzingeri isolate RE-2024b chromosome 12, fPemKlu1.hap1, whole genome shotgun sequence includes the following:
- the lhcgr gene encoding lutropin-choriogonadotropic hormone receptor: MWTPLPALLLLSALFFFGCQRASGFVCPGICRCLSTDIRCNNVTQGSARMMDHRDRRLFLYHLSLHTISSYSFDGLKGVQRIEIAQSVTLETIETFAFNNLHNLSEISIQNTRSLKHIGRRTFNNLPKLHYLSISNTGITVFPDITSINSLESEFILDICDNLYLLEIPPNAFMGMTKEYVTMNLYNNGIREIHDHAFNGTKIDKLVLKNNRNLRVIYRDAFKGARGPGVLDVSATALAKLPPQGLESVLVLFAQSAYALKSLPPLQGLWSLREAHLTYNSHCCALLSWNAHRDFPVNPAWNNGSTYCDESDPLGRVQRVIGGSAGTTVVMDMPAFSDVDPFMEDGGFGEVNFHYPELDFCQTRPSLVCTPEADAFNPCEDIAGFSFLRVAIWFINVLAITGNLTVLLVSFTSRNKLTVPRFLMCHLAFADLCIGIYLLMIATVDLRTHGHYSQHAIEWQTGPGCSAAGFLSVFGGELSVYTLSAITLERWHTITNALQMERRLVLTQAASIMAAGWLICLGMGMLPLVGVSSYAKVSMCLPMDIETPLAQAFIIIILLFNVGAFVVVCVCYVLIYLAVKNPEFPRRSADTKIAKRMAVLIFTDFLCMAPISFFAISAAFKVPLITVTNSKILLVLFFPINSCANPFLYAIFTKAFRRDSYQLMSAMGCCKNKARVYRMKAYCCENAVKSNLGSNTKEAGTGVRLAAMAQHSHHLKEEGELA; encoded by the exons ATGTGGACACCGCTGCCTGCGCTCCTGCTGCTGTCCGCTTTATTCTTCTTTGGCTGTCAGCGCGCTTCGGGCTTCGTGTGTCCGGGGATCTGCCGCTGTCTCTCCACCGACATCAGATGCAACAATGTGACTCAAGGCTCAGCTCGGATGATggaccacagagacagaagact gtTTCTCTACCACTTGTCTTTGCACACCATTTCGAGCTACTCTTTTGATGGTTTGAAAGGAGTCCAGAGGAT TGAGATCGCTCAGAGTGTAACCCTGGAAACTATCGAGACATTTGCCTTTAATAACCTTCACAACCTCTCTGAAAT CTCCATCCAGAACACAAGGAGTCTGAAGCACATTGGCAGAAGGACATTTAACAACCTCCCAAAACTACATTACCT GAGCATCTCCAACACTGGGATTACTGTGTTTCCTGATATTACATCTATCAACTCTCTTGAATCAGAGTTTATCTT ggacaTCTGTGACAACTTGTATCTGCTGGAGATCCCTCCAAATGCTTTCATGGGGATGACAAAAGAATATGTTACGAT GAACTTGTACAACAACGGCATCAGAGAAATACACGACCACGCCTTCAACGGGACAAAGATAGATAAgct AGTGTTAAAGAATAATAGAAACCTCAGAGTGATCTACAGAGATGCTTTCAAAGGAGCCAGGGGCCCTGGAGTATT GGACGTATCTGCGACAGCTCTAGCAAAGTTACCCCCGCAGGGGCTGGAGTCAGTTCTGGTGTTGTTCGCTCAGTCTGCATACGCTTTGAAGagccttcctcctctgcaggggCTGTGGAGCCTCCGAGAGGCCCACCTCACCTACAACAGTCACTGCTGTGCACTGCTGAGCTGGAATGCCCACAG GGACTTTCCCGTTAATCCTGCGTGGAATAATGGCTCCACATATTGCGATGAGAGTGACCCACTAGGGAG GGTCCAGCGTGTGATTGGAGGCTCTGCAGGTACAACTGTAGTCATGGACATGCCGGCTTTTTCAGACGTTGATCCGTTCATGGAGGACGGAGGCTTTGGGGAGGTGAACTTCCACTATCCAGAACTGGACTTCTGTCAGACCCGGCCGAGTTTGGTTTGCACACCTGAAGCGGATGCTTTCAATCCCTGTGAGGACATTGCAGGTTTTAGTTTTCTCAGAGTGGCCATTTGGTTCATCAACGTGCTGGCCATCACAGGTAACCTGACGGTGCTGCTGGTGTCCTTCACCAGCCGCAACAAGCTGACGGTGCCTCGCTTCCTCATGTGCCACCTGGCTTTCGCAGACCTCTGCATCGGGATCTACCTTCTGATGATAGCCACAGTCGACTTGCGCACACACGGTCACTACAGTCAGCATGCTATCGAGTGGCAGACCGGGCCTGGCTGCAGCGCTGCaggcttcctgtctgtgtttggaggGGAGCTGTCGGTCTACACCCTTTCTGCCATCACTCTGGAGCGCTGGCACACCATCACCAACGCTCTGCAGATGGAGCGCCGTCTGGTGCTCACGCAGGCAGCCAGCATCATGGCGGCCGGCTGGCTCATCTGCCTGGGGATGGGGATGCTGCCCCTGGTTGGTGTGAGCAGTTACGCCAAAGTCAGCATGTGCTTACCCATGGACATAGAGACTCCTCTGGCTCAGGCCTTCATCATAATCATCCTGCTCTTCAACGTGGGTGCCTTCGTTGTCGTGTGCGTTTGTTATGTGCTGATCTATCTGGCCGTAAAAAACCCAGAGTTCCCCAGAAGAAGTGCTGACACCAAGATCGCAAAGCGCATGGCCGTGCTCATCTTCACAGACTTCCTCTGCATGGCACCCATCTCCTTCTTCGCCATCTCTGCCGCGTTCAAGGTTCCCCTCATCACAGTCACTAACTCCAAGATTCTGCTGGTCCTCTTCTTCCCCATCAACTCCTGTGCCAACCCCTTCCTCTATGCGATCTTCACCAAGGCTTTCAGGAGGGACTCCTACCAGCTCATGAGTGCCATGGGCTGCTGTAAAAACAAGGCCCGGGTTTATCGCATGAAGGCGTACTGCTGCGAAAACGCCGTCAAGAGCAACTTGGGGTCCAATACTAAAGAAGCGGGCACAGGAGTGAGGCTGGCCGCCATGGCACAGCACAGCCATCACctgaaagaggagggggagctCGCCTGA
- the sft2d1 gene encoding vesicle transport protein SFT2A — MDKLRRVLSGQEENEELGLTAQVLDASTLSYSTRVKWFFICFAGGILCSILGSALLFVPNGIKLFAVFYTLGNIAALASTCFLMGPLKQLKRMFEPTRLIATIVMLLCFILTLCAVFWWHKRGLAIIFCILQFLAMTWYSISYIPFARDAVMKCFTTCLS; from the exons ATGGACAAGCTTCGTCGTGTGTTAAGCGGCCAAGAGGAGAATGAAGAGTTGGGTCTCACTGCACAG GTCCTTGATGCCAGCACCCTCAGCTACAGCACCAGGGTGAAATGGTTCTTCATATGCTTTGCTGGAGGCATCCTGTGCTCAATACTC GGTTCAGCTCTGCTGTTCGTTCCAAATGGGATCAAGCTTTTTGCCGTTTTCTACACGCTGGGGAATATCGCAGCTCTTGCCAG CACCTGCTTCCTAATGGGACCACTGAAACAGCTGAAGCGCATGTTTGAACCAACCAGACTGATAGCCACCATTGTTATGCTG ctctgcttCATCTTAACACTTTGTGCCGTGTTTTGG TGGCATAAAAGAGGACTGGCTATCATCTTCTGTATTCTGCAGTTTTTGGCGATGACGTG GTATAGCATCTCCTACATTCCATTCGCCAG GGATGCTGTGATGAAATGCTTCACAACCTGTCTGTCTTAG
- the prr18 gene encoding proline-rich protein 18, producing the protein MPFPPISLHPRISSPGRELFGKKKANGVPPQTELTSKPGREKGGSDKEKQAISWTSANLRNLGRKAQQDKSKSPPAQQAGAGQETQGKCSWLAVPKPQDSSEGVRRSSSMDSSRHLHGKDEAKKEIQFTLSLTPEAILVIQKRNLEKQMIAKQQKCCASADFRHRRVFPSKKAHGGGKGCAPVAKPDSAEQDITAIVKISLLNDQYKYDDVEYEEEDGDVDETVVRKCKEWLKGVENAAALGKVDKLSALPHLKGC; encoded by the coding sequence ATGCCTTTTCCGCCCATCAGCCTCCACCCGCGGATCTCCTCTCCTGGCAGGGAGCTGTTCGGGAAAAAGAAAGCCAACGGAGTGCCTCCTCAGACCGAGCTCACCAGCAAACCCGGCAGGGAGAAGGGGGGGTCCGACAAGGAGAAGCAGGCCATTTCGTGGACGTCGGCGAATCTACGGAATCTGGGGCGAAAGGCCCAGCAGGACAAGAGTAAAAGCCCCCCAGCTCAGCAGGCGGGTGCCGGCCAGGAGACCCAGGGTAAATGCTCCTGGCTGGCGGTGCCCAAACCTCAGGACTCTTCAGAGGGGGTCAGGCGCTCCAGCTCCATGGACTCCAGCAGACACCTCCACGGCAAGGACGAGGCCAAGAAGGAGATCCAGTTCACGCTCAGCCTCACCCCTGAAGCCATCCTCGTCATCCAGAAACGGAATCTAGAAAAACAGATGATCGCGAAGCAGCAGAAGTGCTGCGCCTCCGCGGACTTTCGGCACAGGCGAGTGTTTCCATCCAAGAAGGCGCACGGGGGGGGCAAAGGCTGCGCTCCTGTCGCCAAGCCGGACAGCGCAGAGCAGGACATCACCGCCATCGTTAAGATCTCTCTCCTGAACGATCAGTACAAGTACGATGATGTGGAGtacgaggaggaggacggggacGTGGATGAGACGGTGGTGAGGAAGTGTAAAGAGTGGCTCAAAGGGGTCGAAAACGCCGCCGCTTTGGGAAAAGTGGACAAACTTTCTGCACTCCCGCACCTTAAAGGCTGCTGA